CGCAATCTAAAAAAGACCCAGCGCCGGCACCGCTTCCCCGGCGCCATAAGCGCGCCCTGGCTCCAACCGCACCAACAGGTTGGCGGAAGCGGCAGCTTTAAGATCGTGGGAGCTTTAAGTGTACTTTCTTCGCAACTGCTGACCACTGACGCGATAAGTCCGGGGTCCCGCGGGTTGACAACAAAAAAAAAGGCGTGGTACTGTCCCGCCGAAAAAAAGCCCGCGCCCGGGAGCGGGGCAGGAAGAAGGGAGGAAAGGTTATGACGAAAGCGTTGCGAGGTGTTTTCTTGAGCTTGGGAGTAGTGGCCGGGTTGGCTGCTCCTGCCGTAGCTTAAATTGACGTATGCCATACGGAGCGCGTAGGTAATTGCACCAAGCAGGTCTGCCACAAGTTCCAGGGAGAACGGCTGGTGAGGCTCGATGACGGGACATATTCCGTGGTTTACTACGGATACCTGGGTACGGTGACAGTGACCTACTGTTGAGAAGACTGAAATGAAGCTGGTGTTCTCTTTTCTGGTTTTCTTTTCGTCGTTGGCTTTTGGCTTGGAAGACGGCGGCTGTCTTGCTTTGGGGGAGGGGGTACCACGCCCCCTCCCCTACGCGGTTGATAAAGACTCCGATGATCTTCCCTTTTTGGCTGTTACTGGCTCTTGGGTGGCGGTGGTCTACGTCCCACAAAAGGAGCTTGCCGAGCCGAGCCATGTGCGCGTACAGCTCTTTCACCATGGCAGAAGGAACGAAGAGCGTATTCTCTGGCTTCGGGGGTTATTGCCGTCGCCCCGCACGGTGGAGGATCAAAGCGGCAAAAAGGTAACAATAGGCGTTCAGCAGGTCAGCGTGGGTCCGGGCGCTGAGCTTGTGGCCTTGGTCTCAGGTTCTCGCATCTTGGTATTTCGCGCGGAGGCTTTCTTGGGTAGCGTGGATGCTTCACCGCCGGCGGACCCAGTGTTAACTCGCGACCGGCTTTTTTGGGCACCGTGGGCTGCAGAAAAGGGAGACGTGGTGCTTTGGCAGTGGGGGTTGGACCCTTCTCTTCCGCCGGAGCCGGTTCTCCGTCATGAGCGGGAAGGGGAGCCCGGGAAGAAGTGGGTGGCAGTGAGGGAGGACGGGGGCTTGTGGGTGGTGGATGGATTTACCGGTGAAACCACGCTTTTAACGGCGACCGGTGCGAAAAAGCGGCAATTTGCTGCTCCTATTCGGCTTCCAGTTGAGCCCGATGAGCGAAAAGCGAACCGCGCTTTGGAGCTGGAGAAAAGCCTCGCTGCCGAGCTTAAAGACGCCACGCGCCGGCCACCCCAGGTGGAACTGAGGCCAGCGCCGCGGGAACCGTGGGTGGCCTGGGTTGGTACCATGGGGAAGGATTTGCTGGTAAAGCCTGCGGGTGAGGCAAAGCTCCTTTACTGGCTTGCCGACGGTGCGCAGGGCTGGCAGTGCTTGCAAATCGATTCCAGCCGTCCGGTGAGCGCGATCCGCTCGTTCCCCGATGGTTTTTGGTTGGTGCACGCCGAAGGGAGCCGGTTTTTTAGCGTGGAAGACCTGAGGGGTTTGCAACAAAAACGGCAGGCTTCAAGCTACCGTGGGCGGTAAAGCTCCACTGCCAACACCCTGTCCCCCGCTTGGCCGGCAAAGCCGGCGTCCAGGCGGGCGAGATGGGTGGCTTGCGCGGCGGCTTTGAGGTCGTGGGAGCCTTTCCAGGGGAGCACCTCCACCGCTTTGCCGGTCTCGCTGGGAAGCTCTCGCGCGGGGCGAAACTGCACCCGCTGGCCGCGGTTGCTCACCGGTCCGGCCAGCGGCAGGGGTGTCCACGGCTCGTGGAAGGCCTGGGCAAATCCGGCCAAAGCCCGCAGCAGCGGCAAGGCAAAGAGGCGGAAGCCCACCAAGGCGGAAACGGGGTTGCCGGGAAGGCCGAGGATGAAGCGCTCCCCAACTTTAGCAGCCAGCACCGGTTTGCCCGGCTGCATGGCGACCTTGTGGAAAATCACCTCCCCGCCCAGCTCCTGCACCGCTTGCGGGAGCAAATCCAAATCCCCCACGGAAACCCCGCCGGTGGTGATGACCACATCGGCGTGGGCCAAAAGACTGGTAAGGGTTTTTTGAAGCGCATCCAGTTGATCGGGCACCCGGGCTTTGGCCGCCACCGCAAAGCCTGACAGCAAAAGGAAGCTTTCCAGCATGGGGGTGTTGCTGTCGAAGATTTTGCCGCGGGTAAGCTTTTCATCCGCCAGCTCCGAGCCGGTGGCCACTACCGCCACCCGGGGCTTGGGATGCACCACAAGGCGCTTTTTGCCGGCCGCGGCCAGGAGGGCGAGGTGCGCCGGGGTGAGCACCACCCCGGCTTCGGCCAAAACCTCACCCTGGGCGAAAACCTCGCCCTTCTGGCGGATGTTGTCCCCCGGAGAAATTTGGGCGGGGAAGCGCACCTGCCCGCCCACCAGCTCCACGTCCTCCTGGGCCACCACGGCCGTGGCTCCCTCGGGAACCACCGCCCCGGTGAAAATGCGGGCGCAGCCCCCCGCTGGCAAAGGGGGAGGATCGTCCCCGGCGGCCACTGTGAAGAGCATGGGCAAAGCCTGACCGCAGGCTTCGGGGAGGCGTACCGCGTAGCCGTCCATGGCTGCCACCGGCGCCGGGGGAAAGGAAACCCGGGCCCGCACCTCCTGGGCCAGCACGTGACCTGCTGCCCGGCTGAGGCTCACCGCCCGGGCGGGCAGGGGTTTTGCCGTGGAGGCCAGAAGCTCCAGGGCGTGGTCAGGGTGGATCATGGGCGTTCCTGGCCGGTGGCCATCGCTTTGAGGGCCTGCTCCCGTGCGGGAGCAAACTCGTCCTGGGGAACCCACTGGGGAAGGGCAGGGTCGTTGGCCACCCGCAAAGCGCACCAGAAGCCCAGCTCGGTATCCTCCACCATGCCGGAAAAGTCCCAATCGGGGGTGAGCTCATCCGAGGGGCGGTGGTAGTGCTGGGCTTCCCACTGTTCGGCCATCTGCCTGCCCCACCCAGCGGGCTTTCCCAGGTAGTCGGTGCCGGATTTGAAGTAAAGGCCGGGAACGCCAATGCGGGCAAAGCTGAAGTGGTCGGAGCGGTAAAAAGAACCGCGGTCGGGGAAGGGGTCCCCCACCACCGTGCGCCCCTGCTGCGCGGCGGCGAGCTCCAGCACCGCATCCAGGCTGCTCTTCCCCCGGCCAATGTGGGCCACATCGCGGGTGCGGCCAAAGATGTTGCCGCCGTCAAAGTTCACGATGGCCGCAATTCTCCCCGGGGGGACCGGTGGGTGCGCTGCCAGATAGGCCGAACCCAGAAGGCCGTACTCTTCCCCATCCACGAAGGCCACCAAAATCGAGCGTTTAGGCCGGGTGGGGAGCTCCGCCAGAGCCTTGGCCATCACCAGCACCTGCGCGCAGCCGGCGGCGTTGTCCCGGGCCCCGTTGTAAATCCTGTCCCCGCGGGCGTCGGGAAGCCCCACGCCCAGGTGATCGTGGTGCGCCGAAAGCACCACCAGCTCCTCTTTGAGCTTTTCATCGGAGCCCGGGAGCAAACCCAGGACGTTGGCCCCCTCCACCTGGCTCAGCTTGTTTTCCAACACGAGGCTGGTGGTGACCCCCAAGCTTTGCGGGCGAAACTCCCGGCTTTTGGCTTTGGCCAAAAGCTCCTCCAGTGACTTGCCACCCAGGGCAAAGAGCTTTCGCGCCGCCTCTTCGGTGACCCACGCCTTCACCGGCACCCGCGGCTCGTCCCGGGCGGGGAGCTCAAACTGCGGCCCGCTCCAGGAGCTCACCACCACCTCCCAGGGGTAGCCGGCGGAAGGGGTGGTGTGGATGATGATGGCCCCGGCGGCTCCTAGCTTTGCGGCCATCTCGTACTTGTACGACCAGCGGCCGTAGTAAAGCCGGGTTTGGCCGGCAAAAAGCTGAGGATCCCAATCGGGGTCGTTGTTGAGGAACACCAGCACCTTGCCGCGCACGTCCAAGCCTTTGAAATCGTCCCAGGCAAACTCAGGGGCCACGATACCGTAGCCCACGAACACCAGCTCGGAAACGGGGAGCACCACCTTGTCCTGCTGCAACCCCGAAAACACCACGAAGTCCCTGCGGTTTTCCAAAGCCAGCTGGCCCTTGGCTCCGGCAAAGGACCAGCGAGCCGGGGCCTGGGTTTCCACCCCTACCATGGGCACCCTTTGCTCATAACTGCCGTTGTCCCCGGCGGGAAGATAGCCGAAAGCCTCCAACTGGCTGGCCAGGTAAGCCCGGGCCACCTGCCCTCCCCGGCTGCCCGGTGCCCGCCCTTCCAGCACATCTGCGGCCAAAAACCGCACGTGGGCCCGCAGCTCCCGCTCCGCTTGCGCCCCCAGGCGCGGGAAGTCTGAAGCGGTTGCTGCCAATCGCGGCAAGCTTAACAGCGCCAAAGCCAGAGCATGGATCGTTCTCACAAGCACCCCCCGCCTAGTGTACTGAACGACCCTGGGTTTGGTTTTCCTGCGGGCCTGGGGTCCATCCGGCCCTGGCGAGATGAGCCGCCATGTGCCGCAGGTGCGCCAGGTAACGGCGGTGGGCCCACTCCACCCGGAGTACGTGGCCGGGGTGGAGCGGCACCCGGGTTTGCCGCAGCGGGTGACGGGGGGCGGCCACATGGTGGAGGCGGGCAAAGCGCCGGGCGAACTGATCCAGGGGTAAGGTGGTGGGGGTGAGGGGGTGCATGCAGTCGTATACCACAAACGGGTCCTCGACCCAAAAGCGTGCTTTTTCCTGCTCCCAGTTGGGGGTCCCCGGGGAAGGGCAGCACACCGTGAAGCTGGTTTCCGCCGGTGGCATTTCCCGCAGGTACGCTTCGAGGGTATCGAAGTCCTCATGGGTAAACCCGGGCAGGGCCATAAAGGCCCCGTGCACGGCAATGCCCAGCTGCCGCAAGAGCTCGTGGGCCCGGAGGTTGTGGTTCACGGTGGCGCCCTTGTTCACCGCCCGTAGCTCCCGGTCGGTAGCAAACTCAAAGCCCACAAACACGCAGTCCAGGCCCACCTCGCGAAACGCGCGGAGCACCTCGGGGTTTTTCAGCACGGTGGTGGAGCGCACCCAGGCAAAGTAGCGTTTCCGCACGCCCTTTTTCGCCAAAGCCTCAGCTAACTGGAGGGAAAACTCCCGGTCGAGGAAATTCTCGTCGTCGGAAAAATAAACGCAGTCCACCGGAAGCTGGGCAATTTCCTCGGCTACATCTTCGGGGTCCCGGGGCCAGTGCTTGCCTCCAAACAGCACCGGCACCGGGCAAAAGCTGCAGCGCATGCGGCAACCAAAGGAGGAGCGCACCATGGCCACCGGGCGCCAGAGGGGGGCAAAGGCCCGGGGGTTTTCGTGGGTCCAGACGATGGCGTAGCGGGAAAGATCCCAAAGGTCATGGCGGGGGCGGGGAAGTTGGGTGGCCGGAGGAAACACCGGGGGAGGCAGCTTTGCCAGCTCCTGGAAAAGCTCGCCGGTGGGGAGCAGGGCAGCGGAAGGCTCCGGCAGCTCGTTAGCAGCCAGGGCCGCCACCAGCTGGGAAAAAGGCCCGCACCCTTCACCCCGCACCACCCAGTCCACCGCGTGCGGGTGGTTGAAGCTATCGGGATGGGCGGTGGCGTGGTGTCCGCCCACCACCACCGTCACCTTTGGCAGTGTCTTCTTGGCCAGCTGGGCCAGAGCCAGAGCCTGGCGGTACTCGTGGGAAAAAGCGGTGATGCCCACGAGATGAGGTTCAAAGTCCTTCACTTCGCGCACAAACCTTCGCCAGGGGCGGTAGGACAGGCGCAAATCCAGCCCGCGTACCGCATGGTACGGCGGCAACGCCCCCGCCAGGTACGAAAGCTCCAAAGGCTCCAGCCGCTGAAAGCGCTCCAGGGCGCGAATGGTGGCAAGCTCCGCCGGAGGTTTCACCAACAGGATGCGCAGGGAGCGGTTGGTTTTGCCCACGGCGTTGGCCCCTGAAAGGATTGTACAAGCGTTCAAAAACAGCGGTACCAGTTCGGGTTTTTTTCGCCCTTTTGGCGAACACGCGCGGGTTCGCCGGTCCGGGCCTGCCGCGAGGAATGTGGGGCCGCCGCGAGGAATGTGGGGCCGCCGCTCCGCGGCGGCAAACAGAAAAAAGACCTGCGACGGAGCGCAGGTCCCACATTTGGGGTGCGGGTGCCACGTTCACCAGGCGTTGCGAGTGCTGCTAAGGATCTCCTTCGCTTTGAAAACAGCCAGGTTTTGTCATTGGCGGAGAGGGGGGGATTCGAACCCCCGGTCCCGGGATTACCCAGGACAACTGCTTAGCAGGCAGCCCTGTTCGACCACTCCAGCACCTCTCCGCTGCCAGACAAAGCCTAGCAAAACTCCTGGGGTGGCTCAAGGTTAACCGCCTAGACTCGTGCTGTAAGTTTCTTGAGAAGCTGGATTTGTCCGGCGTGGTAAAGATCGTGGGCAGCTACCCCGGAGAGGGTTTGCCACACGCTCCATTCTCCCGCCCGCGCTTGGAGGTCGTGCGGTTCCAAGGCAAGTGCACGGCGGCGAAGGCTTTCGTGGTAAACGTGAAGGCAAGCCTTGGCCGCCTCCCAATCCTCAGGTGTTGGTGCGGCGGGAAGGTGAGGCCAGTTAGCAGGCTTGAGCAGGAAAGAGCCTCGTTTCATACCGGGGGGGAGCTTCCTCAAGGCTACGTACTTCCAATAGGCGCAGTGGAGCACGATTTCCCAAATGCAATGGCGCTGGGGACCCGGTCGCTCCAGGGCCCGCTTCCAGCTGACCCCCCGCAGGGACCCCAGCAAGTTGGGTCCGTGCCAGGAGCGGTGGTCGTAAGCCTGGTCCAAAAGCGCCAGGAGCAAGGCGAGCGACGGGTCTTCTTGGCTCATCGTTTTTTCCAGGGGGGATTTTACGCCTAGCCCACCAGCATTTCCTCTTCCCAGTTGGCGTGGGGCGGGCAGTTGCGGACGAACCAATCGTAAAGCAAGGAGCGGTAAGTGCGGGGGCGGATGCCCCGCCGGGCAAAGAACGGCTCCAGAGCCTGCCGGAGCTTAGGCAGGTTGTACGCCGGCACTGCCGGTAAGTAGTGGTGCTCCAGGTGGTAGTTGGAGAAGAGGAAGAGCAGGTCCCAAAGGTACGGTGAGCGAACCATGAGCGTGCCCCACTGCGCCGGGTCTTTGGGGTCAATGGCGTAGTGCTGGCCCAGGCGGTTTAAGGCAAACCACACGGGGAAAGCCACAAACAGGGGCAGGGCGTGGACCCGCAGCCACAACCCCCAGCCGGAGAGACTCACCAAGGCAAAGGCCAAGGCCAAATGCCCGGCGGTGAAGCCCAACCGCTCCCAGAGGATCCGCCGGCGCAAACCCCGGTCGTACCTTTGGGCCTCCCGGCGCGCCGCCCGAAAGTAAATGAAGAACAGCGCCGGCGTCCAGTAGGCAAGCTTGACCAGGCGGGAGTTGCGTTTGGGGGAAAGGTGATGGCGCTTGGGATCGCTTTCCGGGTCCCCCAGCTCGGCGTGGTGGTCCAAATGCCAGCGGGTGAACTGGGAGGGGGAGATTCCGCAAGGGGCCGAGTAAAGGAGGGCCAGCAGCCGTTCGACCCTGGGGCGCCGGCGGGGGAACACCAGGCCGTGCAACACCTCATGGAGCAGGACCGTGCCGTTGAAGGCGAAAAGGCCGAGCAGAGCAATCCCGAAAGGCCAAAGAGCGGGCTGGACCCCTTGCACCGCCAGCACCAGACCCAGGACGCCGCTCCCCAACCACCCCAGGGCCAGCCCCCCGTGCTTGAGGGGTTTTTTGGTTTGCAGCTTCCGTAGCCTCTCCCTTCCTAGCTCTTCGGTGAGCTGGCGGATGAGCCCGGAGGCCG
This Thermoanaerobaculum aquaticum DNA region includes the following protein-coding sequences:
- a CDS encoding DinB family protein; this translates as MSQEDPSLALLLALLDQAYDHRSWHGPNLLGSLRGVSWKRALERPGPQRHCIWEIVLHCAYWKYVALRKLPPGMKRGSFLLKPANWPHLPAAPTPEDWEAAKACLHVYHESLRRRALALEPHDLQARAGEWSVWQTLSGVAAHDLYHAGQIQLLKKLTARV
- a CDS encoding fatty acid desaturase family protein; protein product: MEQKGFWQKAASGLIRQLTEELGRERLRKLQTKKPLKHGGLALGWLGSGVLGLVLAVQGVQPALWPFGIALLGLFAFNGTVLLHEVLHGLVFPRRRPRVERLLALLYSAPCGISPSQFTRWHLDHHAELGDPESDPKRHHLSPKRNSRLVKLAYWTPALFFIYFRAARREAQRYDRGLRRRILWERLGFTAGHLALAFALVSLSGWGLWLRVHALPLFVAFPVWFALNRLGQHYAIDPKDPAQWGTLMVRSPYLWDLLFLFSNYHLEHHYLPAVPAYNLPKLRQALEPFFARRGIRPRTYRSLLYDWFVRNCPPHANWEEEMLVG
- a CDS encoding molybdopterin molybdotransferase MoeA; the encoded protein is MIHPDHALELLASTAKPLPARAVSLSRAAGHVLAQEVRARVSFPPAPVAAMDGYAVRLPEACGQALPMLFTVAAGDDPPPLPAGGCARIFTGAVVPEGATAVVAQEDVELVGGQVRFPAQISPGDNIRQKGEVFAQGEVLAEAGVVLTPAHLALLAAAGKKRLVVHPKPRVAVVATGSELADEKLTRGKIFDSNTPMLESFLLLSGFAVAAKARVPDQLDALQKTLTSLLAHADVVITTGGVSVGDLDLLPQAVQELGGEVIFHKVAMQPGKPVLAAKVGERFILGLPGNPVSALVGFRLFALPLLRALAGFAQAFHEPWTPLPLAGPVSNRGQRVQFRPARELPSETGKAVEVLPWKGSHDLKAAAQATHLARLDAGFAGQAGDRVLAVELYRPR
- a CDS encoding M28 family metallopeptidase yields the protein MRTIHALALALLSLPRLAATASDFPRLGAQAERELRAHVRFLAADVLEGRAPGSRGGQVARAYLASQLEAFGYLPAGDNGSYEQRVPMVGVETQAPARWSFAGAKGQLALENRRDFVVFSGLQQDKVVLPVSELVFVGYGIVAPEFAWDDFKGLDVRGKVLVFLNNDPDWDPQLFAGQTRLYYGRWSYKYEMAAKLGAAGAIIIHTTPSAGYPWEVVVSSWSGPQFELPARDEPRVPVKAWVTEEAARKLFALGGKSLEELLAKAKSREFRPQSLGVTTSLVLENKLSQVEGANVLGLLPGSDEKLKEELVVLSAHHDHLGVGLPDARGDRIYNGARDNAAGCAQVLVMAKALAELPTRPKRSILVAFVDGEEYGLLGSAYLAAHPPVPPGRIAAIVNFDGGNIFGRTRDVAHIGRGKSSLDAVLELAAAQQGRTVVGDPFPDRGSFYRSDHFSFARIGVPGLYFKSGTDYLGKPAGWGRQMAEQWEAQHYHRPSDELTPDWDFSGMVEDTELGFWCALRVANDPALPQWVPQDEFAPAREQALKAMATGQERP
- a CDS encoding B12-binding domain-containing radical SAM protein — translated: MGKTNRSLRILLVKPPAELATIRALERFQRLEPLELSYLAGALPPYHAVRGLDLRLSYRPWRRFVREVKDFEPHLVGITAFSHEYRQALALAQLAKKTLPKVTVVVGGHHATAHPDSFNHPHAVDWVVRGEGCGPFSQLVAALAANELPEPSAALLPTGELFQELAKLPPPVFPPATQLPRPRHDLWDLSRYAIVWTHENPRAFAPLWRPVAMVRSSFGCRMRCSFCPVPVLFGGKHWPRDPEDVAEEIAQLPVDCVYFSDDENFLDREFSLQLAEALAKKGVRKRYFAWVRSTTVLKNPEVLRAFREVGLDCVFVGFEFATDRELRAVNKGATVNHNLRAHELLRQLGIAVHGAFMALPGFTHEDFDTLEAYLREMPPAETSFTVCCPSPGTPNWEQEKARFWVEDPFVVYDCMHPLTPTTLPLDQFARRFARLHHVAAPRHPLRQTRVPLHPGHVLRVEWAHRRYLAHLRHMAAHLARAGWTPGPQENQTQGRSVH